The proteins below come from a single Oscillospiraceae bacterium genomic window:
- a CDS encoding recombinase family protein — protein MYLMRNHDVWIYVRCANSDPRIAFDRLYDLIDEAAGHGFLVRGTSFDHCSGNTLKDRIGLRTMLDAVENSRVEAVMVRDLEQISRNSYILVGVIEILRQNDVYLITTECDLNAELINSGLERFVGDRFTRASFGKPRFDVRLPLMDQF, from the coding sequence ATGTACCTTATGCGAAACCACGATGTCTGGATTTATGTGCGCTGCGCCAACAGCGATCCGCGCATTGCCTTTGACCGGCTGTATGACCTTATCGACGAAGCGGCAGGGCACGGTTTTCTCGTGCGCGGCACATCTTTTGACCATTGCAGCGGAAACACCTTGAAAGACCGCATCGGTCTGCGCACCATGCTGGACGCAGTAGAGAACAGTCGGGTTGAAGCCGTGATGGTGCGCGATTTGGAACAAATCAGCCGCAACAGCTACATACTGGTAGGAGTTATTGAAATTCTGCGTCAGAATGATGTCTATCTCATCACCACTGAATGCGACCTGAACGCCGAGCTCATCAACAGCGGGCTGGAACGCTTTGTCGGTGACCGCTTCACGCGAGCATCCTTTGGCAAGCCGCGCTTTGATGTTCGTCTTCCACTGATGGATCAATTCTGA
- a CDS encoding Rpn family recombination-promoting nuclease/putative transposase, with translation MQQEENYLAQSISQVDADARYDEGVKRLLANKSILAVIMKECVPEYRGCTVREIAEKYIEGEPQIGAVGVDADETNRSVSATIHGTNTEDVTLTEGTIRYDVRFYATAPSEDGLIGLILNVEAQNRYNAGYPLLKRAIYYCSRMISAQYGTEFTKGEYGKIKKVYSIWVCMNPPKNRRNTITQYSIQEKHIIGEAAEQIRNYDLMSAVMICLGDEDDKNYGGLLKFLEVLLSEEKSPETKKEILETEFDVPMTQTLESEVRRMCNLSQGVKERAMEQGVAKGIGIGEDKATLNAIRNVMNSFKVSADVAMDALHIPTENRAKYRAMLQS, from the coding sequence ATGCAGCAGGAAGAAAATTATCTGGCGCAAAGCATATCCCAAGTGGACGCGGATGCCCGCTACGATGAAGGCGTTAAGCGTCTGCTTGCCAACAAAAGCATTCTGGCCGTTATTATGAAGGAATGCGTTCCGGAATATCGCGGCTGTACGGTGCGGGAGATTGCGGAAAAGTATATCGAGGGTGAACCGCAGATTGGTGCTGTCGGCGTGGATGCCGACGAAACCAACCGAAGTGTATCGGCCACGATCCATGGCACGAACACGGAAGATGTGACGCTGACCGAAGGTACAATTCGCTATGATGTCCGTTTTTATGCCACCGCACCGAGCGAGGATGGCCTGATTGGTCTGATTCTGAATGTGGAGGCACAGAACCGCTATAATGCGGGGTATCCGTTGCTGAAACGAGCAATTTACTATTGCAGCCGCATGATTTCGGCGCAGTATGGCACGGAGTTTACCAAAGGTGAGTACGGCAAAATCAAAAAAGTGTACTCGATTTGGGTATGTATGAACCCGCCGAAGAACCGCAGAAACACCATTACGCAGTATTCCATACAGGAAAAGCATATTATTGGTGAGGCGGCTGAGCAGATCAGGAACTACGACCTTATGAGCGCCGTGATGATTTGCTTGGGCGATGAGGATGACAAAAACTATGGCGGGCTGCTGAAATTCTTGGAAGTACTGCTTTCAGAAGAAAAGAGCCCTGAAACGAAGAAAGAAATATTAGAAACGGAATTTGATGTTCCGATGACACAAACGCTTGAAAGTGAGGTGCGCAGAATGTGCAATTTGAGCCAAGGCGTTAAGGAAAGAGCAATGGAGCAGGGCGTTGCGAAAGGAATAGGCATTGGTGAAGATAAGGCAACTCTCAATGCGATTCGTAACGTGATGAACAGCTTTAAGGTGTCTGCTGATGTGGCAATGGATGCGTTGCATATTCCGACAGAAAATCGAGCAAAATATAGAGCAATGCTTCAAAGCTGA
- a CDS encoding recombinase family protein: MKEYKIWAFARSAAPNLPALEEQLAEVMREADRRGYIIVNSCMEQKYGTEFWRPDLFAMLTAVQQGRVNAVMVQSLDRLSHDLTTLYRILRFLQNYGTVLITTETNLQYELYLTGLESRLLNRPKKRKPVLVCEECEDGNP; the protein is encoded by the coding sequence ATGAAAGAATACAAAATTTGGGCGTTCGCCCGCAGTGCTGCACCGAACCTGCCCGCATTGGAAGAACAGCTTGCAGAAGTCATGCGCGAAGCCGACAGGCGCGGCTACATCATTGTCAACTCCTGCATGGAGCAAAAGTACGGTACCGAATTCTGGCGACCTGATTTGTTCGCCATGCTTACTGCTGTGCAGCAGGGGCGCGTCAATGCCGTCATGGTTCAGAGCCTTGACCGTTTGAGCCATGACCTCACGACGCTGTACAGAATCCTACGCTTTTTGCAAAATTACGGTACAGTGCTGATTACGACCGAGACCAATCTGCAATATGAACTCTATCTGACAGGGTTGGAGAGCAGACTGCTGAATCGCCCTAAGAAAAGAAAGCCTGTATTGGTATGTGAGGAATGCGAAGATGGAAATCCTTGA
- a CDS encoding helix-turn-helix domain-containing protein — protein MQAAWRRRKILELLCVRRHIKIGELAKRFDVTSRTIYSDIEKLSLAYPIYTTSGRGSGGVHLMDEYTPAQHRLTAKQIDFLERIIPTLPVEDQFIAESILQNFASI, from the coding sequence GTGCAGGCCGCTTGGCGCAGGCGGAAGATTCTTGAACTGCTTTGCGTCCGGCGGCATATAAAGATAGGCGAGCTGGCAAAACGTTTTGATGTGACGAGTAGAACAATCTACAGCGACATTGAGAAATTGTCTCTTGCTTACCCGATTTATACGACCAGCGGGCGAGGTTCGGGCGGTGTTCATCTTATGGATGAATACACCCCCGCACAGCATAGGCTGACGGCAAAACAAATTGATTTTCTTGAACGGATAATACCGACGTTGCCCGTCGAAGATCAATTTATTGCGGAAAGCATCCTTCAGAATTTTGCCTCCATTTAG
- a CDS encoding ATP-dependent DNA helicase produces MESLGYDAAHQQAEYIFRTVLPACGMTVREGQIQLCHAMLDSLYNKEVTLCDAGVGLGKTYAYLIACLLWQWQRPREQWQPVVISTASVTLQDALLQQYIPFLSNALIQYGYIDEPAHAVLRKGKERFVCDARLEERRMQIAQRGEAFARRAALLRAADRYLDLDRVAGLSRYDRQHICVPDRCDRQCGAWESCRYRQYVRASNGPTITIQICNHNYLLADAVHRQKGWNPLLRDYQALIIDEAHCLPDAAQQMATRRLSVQKLTQLAEQLARAHHPYAAQQVQTQTRALAAACILNAPAEGKPRRAFAITDASATALAGMQKVVTQILEREHTRLPHHLQNQLAETKELAGRFARLDDSMIRYIEIAENGESVSLCAVPRDLPSQLYDLLWKREKPAILTSGTLAAGRDFDYTARRMGLRDGVPVNTLQVPSPFDYPRNAMLYFPLRPDVGNYSKEAQNERVAGQIESLVRSACGHTLVLFTSYDQMGHVYEQLEGRLPYPMFKAARGGQRFVEQFKQCPNAVLLAGGPCWEGVDFPGDMVSLLVIVRLPFPVPDPVREARRERYPDLHSYIQAEIVPEMQQKLRQGFGRAIRTEQDSCVVAILDERAGIGGKYHDAALAALPTCPSTEKIEDVQQFIREQKRPDYFL; encoded by the coding sequence ATGGAGTCTCTCGGCTACGATGCCGCGCATCAACAAGCTGAGTATATTTTCCGCACCGTTCTGCCTGCTTGCGGGATGACCGTGCGGGAGGGGCAGATCCAGCTTTGCCATGCCATGCTGGACTCCCTATATAATAAAGAAGTTACCTTGTGCGATGCTGGCGTAGGATTGGGAAAAACCTACGCATATTTGATTGCATGCCTGCTCTGGCAATGGCAGCGCCCGCGCGAACAATGGCAGCCGGTGGTTATTTCAACGGCCAGCGTGACCTTGCAGGATGCTTTGCTGCAGCAGTACATTCCTTTTTTGTCGAATGCTTTAATACAATATGGATATATTGATGAACCTGCACATGCTGTATTGCGAAAGGGAAAGGAGCGTTTTGTGTGTGACGCACGCCTGGAAGAACGCCGGATGCAGATCGCGCAGCGTGGTGAAGCGTTTGCCCGGCGGGCCGCATTGCTTCGAGCCGCAGACCGATACCTGGATCTCGACCGTGTGGCAGGGCTTTCCCGGTATGACCGGCAGCATATCTGTGTGCCGGATCGCTGCGACCGGCAGTGCGGCGCATGGGAAAGCTGTCGTTACCGGCAATATGTCAGGGCATCCAACGGCCCGACTATTACGATCCAAATTTGTAACCACAACTATCTGTTGGCAGATGCTGTTCATCGCCAAAAGGGCTGGAACCCATTGCTGCGGGATTACCAGGCGTTGATCATCGACGAAGCACACTGTCTGCCAGACGCCGCGCAGCAAATGGCGACCCGCCGCCTGTCGGTGCAAAAACTTACGCAACTGGCAGAACAACTGGCCCGCGCACACCATCCCTACGCCGCACAGCAGGTGCAAACCCAAACACGGGCGTTGGCGGCGGCCTGCATATTGAACGCGCCCGCCGAAGGGAAACCCCGGCGGGCGTTCGCTATCACGGACGCCAGCGCCACGGCGCTGGCAGGGATGCAGAAAGTGGTGACACAGATCCTGGAGAGAGAACACACGCGGCTGCCGCACCATTTGCAAAACCAGCTGGCAGAAACGAAAGAACTGGCCGGGCGGTTCGCCCGGCTAGATGATTCCATGATCCGATACATAGAAATAGCGGAAAACGGTGAGTCTGTCTCGCTCTGCGCGGTTCCCCGTGACCTGCCCAGCCAGCTGTATGATCTGTTGTGGAAACGGGAAAAACCTGCCATCCTGACATCCGGTACATTGGCTGCGGGTCGGGACTTTGACTATACTGCACGACGCATGGGACTGCGCGATGGAGTGCCAGTAAATACCCTGCAAGTCCCTTCGCCGTTTGATTACCCACGGAACGCGATGTTGTACTTTCCGCTCCGTCCCGATGTAGGCAACTATTCAAAAGAAGCCCAGAATGAACGAGTGGCAGGGCAGATCGAGAGCCTTGTGCGGTCCGCGTGCGGCCACACACTGGTGCTGTTCACTTCCTATGACCAGATGGGCCATGTGTACGAGCAACTGGAGGGGCGGTTGCCGTATCCTATGTTCAAAGCGGCGAGGGGCGGCCAGCGGTTTGTAGAGCAATTCAAACAGTGCCCCAACGCAGTGCTGCTGGCGGGCGGTCCCTGCTGGGAAGGCGTGGATTTCCCCGGCGACATGGTCTCCTTACTGGTGATCGTGCGGCTGCCGTTCCCGGTGCCCGACCCGGTACGGGAGGCCCGGAGGGAACGCTACCCCGACCTGCACAGTTACATCCAGGCTGAGATCGTGCCGGAAATGCAGCAGAAGCTGCGGCAGGGCTTTGGGCGGGCCATCCGCACCGAACAGGATTCCTGTGTGGTAGCGATTCTGGACGAACGCGCGGGCATCGGCGGCAAGTACCATGACGCCGCGCTGGCAGCGCTGCCGACCTGTCCGAGCACCGAGAAAATTGAAGATGTGCAGCAATTCATCCGGGAGCAGAAGCGCCCGGATTACTTTTTGTGA
- a CDS encoding HAMP domain-containing histidine kinase, with product MKQKNRTKSSRKEIYRHLQYRITAFCAILTGLVLFIACAISFHAAKREIQSAAQSLFLSQSQTANAYLSAPGSVDTQSLLQFAEQCDLSVAVVDGGTLLTFTPTLTAEMRDALLAELKEDAVGETLYSSKAQSGTFVLTAAGKEWRAALQNHSASTTQWYNVLVLQPMTTDVSGMMRLLVQYAVVFCIAWAALIIVAAWLSKRVIRPVEAAHTEQLRFLAGASHELKTPLAVISTSVDLLRRGVSAPEEPCQTIQRETRQMARLIDDMLVLTNGGTGRWELQLQPLVPEDISMSVYEKFVPIFAQKAQELTLQLPDTALPSVFADEQRLEQILSILLDNAHSYAPEGSSVQLRVDQCEEGKTRFWVVDHGPGIPDEEKQAVFHYFYRREAQQQQAPNKAGHYGLGLSVATELARLQQGSLTVLDTPGGGATFCLTVCSA from the coding sequence ATGAAGCAGAAGAATAGAACAAAATCTTCCCGAAAAGAAATATACCGTCATTTGCAGTACCGGATAACCGCTTTTTGCGCAATTTTGACCGGTTTGGTGCTCTTTATCGCCTGTGCTATTTCATTTCATGCGGCAAAGAGAGAGATTCAGAGTGCTGCACAGTCGTTGTTTCTGTCTCAAAGCCAAACCGCGAATGCGTACTTGTCGGCACCAGGAAGTGTGGATACGCAGAGCCTGTTGCAGTTTGCAGAACAATGTGATCTATCCGTGGCCGTTGTTGATGGGGGAACATTGCTCACGTTCACGCCCACACTGACGGCAGAAATGCGGGATGCTCTTTTGGCAGAACTGAAAGAAGATGCCGTAGGGGAAACGCTGTATTCATCAAAGGCCCAGAGCGGGACCTTTGTCCTGACCGCCGCAGGAAAAGAATGGCGGGCGGCACTGCAAAATCATTCTGCTTCAACGACGCAGTGGTATAATGTGCTTGTATTGCAACCAATGACAACGGATGTTTCCGGGATGATGCGCCTGCTTGTTCAATATGCGGTCGTTTTTTGCATTGCATGGGCGGCACTGATCATAGTTGCCGCATGGCTGTCCAAGCGAGTGATCCGCCCGGTAGAAGCAGCGCATACAGAGCAGCTGCGTTTTTTAGCTGGCGCCAGCCATGAATTGAAAACCCCTCTTGCAGTGATTTCCACTTCTGTTGATCTGTTGCGGCGCGGAGTATCCGCCCCGGAAGAACCCTGTCAAACCATCCAGCGCGAGACCCGCCAAATGGCAAGGCTGATCGACGATATGCTGGTTCTTACCAATGGTGGTACCGGGCGCTGGGAATTACAACTACAGCCCTTGGTGCCGGAAGATATTTCGATGTCTGTTTATGAAAAGTTTGTTCCCATTTTTGCACAGAAAGCGCAGGAACTGACCTTGCAGCTGCCGGATACGGCACTGCCATCTGTTTTTGCGGATGAGCAGCGCCTGGAGCAGATACTCTCCATCTTGCTGGATAATGCGCATTCCTATGCCCCGGAGGGAAGTTCTGTTCAGCTGCGGGTCGATCAGTGTGAGGAAGGAAAAACACGGTTCTGGGTGGTAGACCACGGGCCGGGTATCCCGGACGAGGAAAAGCAAGCGGTTTTCCACTACTTTTATCGCAGGGAGGCGCAGCAACAGCAGGCACCAAACAAAGCCGGGCATTATGGCTTGGGGCTGTCTGTAGCAACAGAATTGGCCAGGTTGCAGCAAGGTTCGCTGACCGTGCTCGACACGCCGGGCGGTGGCGCGACTTTCTGTCTTACGGTGTGTAGTGCATAA
- a CDS encoding recombinase family protein: protein MNSEVNRMICVDSNGQAIEISVADQMWLDDAYFKGKQMHLEADAPRVALAYRVSTKGQVDHDDIPMQKIDCRKFAQKQGWRVVKEVAEKGVSGSKVSASKRDAIQQLKEEAANGEFDILLVYMFDRLGRIESETPFVLEWFVQHGIEMWSTHEGQQKIETHGDKLMNYIRFWQAAGESEKTSIRTRDRIRQIVSSGHYAGGFVCYGYQLVDQGRRNKRDKPVMDLVVNEEEAAWVRELFYKVVHEGASGYSLAEMLNNRGLRTRAGAKFQSSNILRIIRHEGYTGYIITKNARSEYIPELQIIDQETFEKANDIISRRSAKTAQDRRIAHTSQNPTLLAGIVYCAHCGAKMSGFMHTDRYKLADGSIREKVQPKYNCFQRGQRNKGGRDCDGQALYLAERVDAVVLKIVEEVFEQIRDTPYSQVAENRIRQESNLQKTKRVAVEKKIKAAQHALERFEGEILKCLDGTSNFTEDMIAKQIRRYQQELDDAKAEYAELQNARLNEAAEIRKLRTYYDDFRGWAEEFDTAPLEMKRMILSHLIDRVEVGRKYQVTIKLNMEYQQLLDNTVEAICEEGLETQRK from the coding sequence ATGAACAGCGAGGTGAACAGAATGATTTGCGTAGATTCGAATGGTCAAGCGATTGAAATTTCGGTGGCGGACCAGATGTGGCTGGATGATGCCTATTTTAAGGGAAAGCAGATGCATCTTGAAGCGGATGCACCGCGCGTTGCACTGGCTTATCGAGTATCGACAAAAGGGCAGGTAGACCACGATGATATTCCAATGCAGAAAATTGACTGCCGAAAGTTTGCACAAAAGCAAGGGTGGCGGGTGGTAAAAGAGGTGGCCGAAAAGGGCGTCTCTGGTTCTAAGGTGTCGGCCTCAAAACGCGATGCCATCCAGCAATTGAAAGAAGAAGCCGCCAACGGAGAATTTGACATTCTTCTGGTCTATATGTTTGACCGACTTGGGCGAATCGAAAGTGAAACACCATTTGTACTGGAATGGTTCGTCCAGCACGGCATTGAAATGTGGAGTACCCACGAAGGCCAGCAGAAAATCGAAACACACGGCGATAAACTAATGAACTACATCCGCTTTTGGCAGGCGGCAGGGGAGTCGGAGAAAACATCCATCCGAACCCGCGATAGAATCCGACAAATCGTGTCCAGTGGCCATTATGCAGGAGGTTTTGTGTGCTACGGCTATCAGCTGGTAGACCAAGGCAGACGGAACAAACGGGATAAGCCGGTCATGGATTTGGTCGTCAACGAGGAAGAAGCTGCTTGGGTGCGCGAACTCTTTTACAAGGTGGTCCACGAGGGTGCCAGCGGATACTCGCTGGCCGAGATGCTGAACAACAGGGGACTGCGCACCCGCGCCGGGGCAAAATTCCAATCGAGCAACATACTCCGCATTATTCGTCACGAGGGGTATACAGGTTACATCATTACGAAAAATGCCCGTTCGGAATATATCCCGGAATTACAGATCATCGACCAAGAGACATTTGAAAAAGCCAATGACATTATCAGCCGACGCAGTGCAAAGACAGCGCAAGACAGACGAATCGCCCACACCAGCCAGAACCCAACGCTGCTGGCGGGCATTGTCTACTGCGCCCACTGCGGAGCGAAGATGTCTGGTTTTATGCACACAGACCGATATAAGCTGGCGGACGGCAGCATCCGCGAAAAAGTCCAGCCTAAGTATAACTGCTTTCAGCGCGGTCAGCGGAACAAAGGCGGCAGAGACTGTGACGGGCAAGCACTGTACCTTGCCGAAAGGGTAGATGCCGTCGTTCTGAAAATCGTCGAGGAAGTATTCGAGCAAATCCGAGACACACCCTATTCCCAAGTAGCGGAGAATCGGATTCGGCAAGAGTCGAACCTGCAAAAGACAAAACGTGTAGCCGTGGAGAAAAAGATAAAAGCCGCCCAGCACGCCTTGGAACGCTTTGAGGGCGAGATTCTAAAATGCCTTGACGGAACAAGCAATTTTACCGAGGATATGATTGCCAAGCAAATCCGTCGATACCAACAGGAATTGGATGATGCCAAGGCTGAATATGCTGAACTTCAGAATGCGAGGTTAAACGAAGCAGCTGAGATTCGGAAACTGCGTACTTACTACGACGATTTCAGAGGTTGGGCAGAAGAATTTGATACCGCCCCGCTGGAAATGAAACGGATGATACTGAGTCATCTGATTGATAGGGTAGAGGTGGGCAGAAAATACCAAGTTACAATAAAGCTGAACATGGAATATCAGCAGCTTTTAGATAATACAGTAGAAGCAATTTGTGAGGAAGGACTTGAAACACAAAGAAAATAG
- the dgt gene encoding dNTP triphosphohydrolase: MATLEWNKLLCTKRERESKSGSSINPVRNEFEADYDRIVGSSSVRRLQDKAQVFPLQQNDVARTRLTHSMEVSALARSLGKAVGRRLEEKEIFQDREQTEKLSALLQVAGLIHDLGNPPFGHYGETVIRDWFGKWFSGEAMLSEEKNSLSEQQKNDFIYFDGNVQNLRIVTKLQVQNDNKGANFTYGTLATIMKYPWSSESRPKGKIKFGYFESEQELAEAVRREIGLEAGVRHPATYLLEAADDIIYICDDIEDGTKRDILNGKRNLRLFIKRPKKEAMVKRLKNY, encoded by the coding sequence ATGGCTACTTTGGAATGGAACAAATTATTATGCACGAAGAGAGAACGAGAATCTAAAAGTGGTTCCTCAATTAATCCAGTAAGAAATGAATTTGAAGCTGATTATGATAGAATAGTAGGAAGCTCATCGGTTCGTAGACTTCAAGATAAAGCACAAGTTTTCCCATTACAACAAAATGATGTTGCGAGAACGCGTCTTACGCATTCAATGGAGGTTTCCGCATTGGCAAGATCGCTTGGAAAAGCGGTTGGGCGTAGGCTAGAGGAAAAAGAAATTTTTCAAGATCGAGAGCAAACGGAAAAATTGTCTGCACTTCTTCAAGTGGCAGGACTGATTCATGACCTGGGGAATCCGCCTTTTGGTCATTATGGCGAAACGGTAATCCGCGACTGGTTTGGAAAATGGTTTAGTGGAGAAGCGATGCTTTCGGAAGAGAAAAATTCGTTATCAGAGCAACAAAAAAATGATTTCATATATTTCGATGGTAATGTACAAAACCTTAGAATCGTTACAAAGCTGCAAGTACAAAATGATAATAAGGGAGCTAATTTCACATACGGCACATTGGCAACCATTATGAAGTATCCTTGGTCGAGCGAAAGCAGACCTAAAGGAAAGATAAAATTTGGATATTTTGAATCTGAGCAGGAACTGGCAGAAGCGGTTAGAAGAGAAATTGGATTAGAAGCAGGTGTAAGACACCCTGCGACGTATCTGCTTGAAGCAGCTGATGATATCATTTACATTTGTGATGATATTGAGGATGGAACAAAAAGGGATATATTGAATGGGAAAAGGAATTTGAGACTCT
- a CDS encoding DEAD/DEAH box helicase family protein, with amino-acid sequence MANFSKYKKATISQKQTVPSKIYESLDRKSEAGPLRPTQDRILTEWYSNRRQDRDIIIKLPTGSGKTLIGLLIGLSYLNSNSGPVVYVCPNIYLMQQACADAEKFGIPFCHLGTNEREIPQEFLNSQKILITYVQKIFNGLSLFGIGGRSFHVGCIILDDSHACMDSILSSCTIRIEKKDSLYNALLSLFVDDLKQQGEGTYQDILNGHDSDSHAIPYWAWHDKGEAVIQLLSTRTQDSSIKFAWPLIRDQIPLCRAYVSSNAIEISPECIPIKSFGIFHTASHRVLMSATTQEDTLFVKGLDLSISAIENPLIDSNYRWSGEKMILIPSMICKNTKQKEIENLLLTSSHEKYGLAVLVPSFEKASKYTSYGAILANKGTPNMYSTVIDFVRASPDIVSSHRRNIVFANRYDGIDLPDESCRILIIDSLPYADNLADNYEELCRSNSDIAKIKIAQKIEQGLGRSVRGEKDYSVIILLGDDLIKFIRSSTNKNFFSPQTQKQLDIGFEIANMDSDNSSDELSSLMETINQCIDRDSDWKDYYNEKMDEICESSENRSSIYTVLLEERLAYDCAVSGNYEDACLHIQKIVDIPTIGEDKYWYMQLLAKYQHFFHKSTSAELQHTAFSKNNELLKPTEVLPYKKLSTTFSEKRANSIINYVSKFPNFIDFQLSLRDILSQLSFSQPANRFEHAVEEIGKLLGFQSQRPDKSFRQGPDNLWCDDHQNYMLIECKSNVSSDRTGIHKSEAGQMDQHCGWFETEYPGHQYTSYLIIPTTHLDDDAYLTHNTKIISKSQLSLLKSNIEAFSLEFKDYDIAGLTPETVSSWLISHKLHSNFLEEYYSVSPN; translated from the coding sequence ATGGCAAACTTTTCCAAATACAAAAAAGCTACCATTTCACAAAAGCAAACCGTTCCTTCAAAAATCTATGAATCTTTGGATCGAAAAAGTGAAGCTGGGCCTCTTCGTCCCACTCAAGACCGCATTTTAACCGAATGGTATAGCAATCGACGCCAAGACAGAGACATCATAATCAAACTTCCCACTGGCTCAGGCAAAACTCTTATTGGTCTTCTTATTGGTCTTTCTTATCTTAATAGTAACAGTGGTCCTGTCGTTTATGTATGTCCCAATATTTATCTAATGCAACAAGCATGCGCCGACGCCGAAAAGTTCGGCATTCCCTTTTGCCATCTCGGAACCAATGAACGCGAAATTCCCCAAGAATTTTTAAACAGTCAAAAAATTCTCATCACCTATGTGCAAAAAATATTCAACGGTCTCTCTCTTTTTGGAATTGGTGGGCGTTCATTCCATGTTGGTTGCATAATTCTTGATGACTCTCATGCTTGTATGGATTCAATTTTATCCTCTTGCACAATCCGTATAGAGAAAAAGGACTCCCTATATAACGCTCTCCTCTCCCTGTTTGTAGATGATTTGAAACAACAAGGGGAAGGAACTTACCAAGATATTTTAAATGGGCACGATTCCGATTCGCACGCCATTCCCTACTGGGCCTGGCATGATAAAGGTGAGGCCGTGATACAGCTTCTTTCAACGCGCACTCAGGATTCTTCCATCAAATTTGCTTGGCCGCTTATTAGGGATCAAATTCCACTTTGTCGAGCCTATGTTTCCAGTAATGCGATAGAGATTTCTCCAGAGTGCATTCCAATAAAGTCATTTGGAATTTTCCACACTGCATCTCATCGTGTGTTAATGTCAGCAACCACGCAAGAGGACACGCTATTTGTCAAAGGATTAGATCTATCTATTTCTGCTATAGAGAATCCCCTTATCGATTCAAATTACCGTTGGTCTGGCGAAAAGATGATTTTAATTCCCTCTATGATTTGCAAGAATACAAAGCAGAAAGAAATCGAAAATTTGCTTTTAACCTCATCACACGAAAAATATGGCTTAGCTGTCCTTGTACCAAGTTTTGAGAAAGCTAGCAAATATACATCTTACGGTGCCATACTTGCAAATAAGGGTACACCTAACATGTACTCGACTGTTATAGACTTTGTTAGGGCTTCTCCTGATATTGTTTCTAGTCATCGTCGTAATATTGTTTTTGCAAATCGGTATGATGGTATAGATCTTCCTGATGAATCATGCCGCATTTTAATTATCGATTCTCTTCCCTACGCAGATAACCTTGCCGACAATTACGAAGAATTATGCCGAAGCAATAGCGATATTGCAAAAATCAAAATTGCCCAGAAAATCGAACAAGGTCTTGGGCGAAGTGTTCGCGGTGAAAAGGATTATAGTGTAATCATTCTTTTAGGCGATGATCTTATAAAATTTATTCGTTCCAGCACAAATAAGAACTTTTTCTCCCCTCAAACCCAAAAACAACTAGATATCGGTTTTGAGATTGCCAATATGGACAGCGACAATTCTTCTGATGAGCTTTCAAGCCTAATGGAAACTATCAATCAATGCATTGATCGTGATTCTGACTGGAAAGATTACTATAATGAAAAAATGGATGAAATTTGTGAATCCAGTGAAAATCGTAGTAGCATTTATACTGTTCTTCTTGAAGAACGTCTTGCGTACGACTGCGCAGTGTCCGGCAACTACGAGGACGCATGTCTACACATTCAAAAAATTGTTGATATACCCACCATTGGGGAGGACAAATACTGGTATATGCAATTACTTGCCAAGTACCAGCACTTCTTCCACAAATCAACTTCTGCCGAACTACAGCACACTGCCTTTTCTAAAAACAACGAACTATTAAAACCCACTGAAGTATTACCTTACAAAAAGTTGTCCACTACTTTTAGTGAGAAACGCGCCAATTCCATAATTAACTATGTTTCCAAATTCCCAAACTTCATAGATTTCCAATTATCTTTGCGCGACATTTTATCGCAGCTATCTTTCAGTCAGCCCGCCAACAGATTTGAACATGCTGTTGAAGAAATTGGCAAGCTATTAGGGTTTCAATCTCAACGCCCGGACAAATCTTTTCGACAGGGACCTGATAATTTGTGGTGTGATGACCATCAGAATTATATGCTTATCGAATGCAAAAGTAACGTTTCTTCTGATCGAACGGGCATTCACAAAAGTGAGGCTGGACAAATGGATCAACACTGTGGGTGGTTTGAAACCGAATACCCCGGTCATCAATATACCAGCTATTTAATTATTCCAACGACCCACCTTGATGACGACGCTTATTTAACTCATAATACAAAGATAATTTCTAAATCTCAACTTAGCCTGCTAAAAAGCAATATTGAAGCATTCTCCCTAGAGTTCAAAGATTACGATATAGCTGGATTAACTCCAGAAACTGTATCTTCATGGTTAATTAGCCACAAGCTTCATTCCAACTTCTTAGAAGAATATTACTCTGTATCTCCTAATTAA